A window of the Mus pahari chromosome 1, PAHARI_EIJ_v1.1, whole genome shotgun sequence genome harbors these coding sequences:
- the Znf260 gene encoding zinc finger protein 260 isoform X1: protein MLQSLQPESHLLHDEPDPGESVYECNECKKTFSLEQNFVEHKKTHSGEKPPECTGCGEEPSQASSLTLHLRSRARRESYKCGECGKAFSQRGNLLSHQKQHTEERPSESKKTPVPMTTIIRNQRNTGNKPYACKECGKAFNGKSYLKEHEKIHTGEKPFECSQCGRAFSQKQYLIKHQNIHSGKKPFKCNECGKAFSQKENLIIHQRIHTGEKPYECKGCGKAFIQKSSLIRHQRSHTGEKPYTCKECGKAFSGRSNLTEHEKIHIGEKPYKCNECGTIFRQKQYLIKHHNIHTGEKPYECNKCGKAFSRITSLIVHVRIHTGDKPYECKICGKAFCQSSSLTVHMRSHTGEKPYGCNECGKAFSQFSTLALHMRIHTGEKPYQCSECGKAFSQKSHHIRHQRIHIH, encoded by the coding sequence ATGTTGCAAAGCCTTCAGCCTGAGTCACATCTTCTGCATGACGAACCTGATCCTGGAGAGAGCGTTTATGAATGTAACGAATGTAAGAAAACCTTCAGCCTGGAACAAAACTTTGTAGAACATAAGAAAACGCATAGTGGAGAGAAGCCCCCCGAGTGTACAGGGTGTGGTGAAGAGCCCTCGCAAGCCTCATCACTAACTTTGCATCTGAGAAGTCGCGCGAGGAGGGAATCCTACAAGTGTGGGgaatgtgggaaggccttcagcCAGAGAGGAAACCTCCTTTCTCATCAGAAACAACATACTGAAGAGAGACCTAGTGAATCTAAGAAAACTCCCGTTCCCATGACAACCATCattagaaatcagagaaacacaGGGAATAAACCATACGCGTGTAAGgagtgtggcaaagcctttaATGGCAAATCATATCTCAAAGAACACGAGAAAATTCACACCGGAGAGAAACCATTTGAATGTAGTCAGTGTGGAAGAGCCTTCAGCCAGAAGCAATACCTCATTAAACACCAGAATATCCATAGTGGGAAGAAACCTTTTAAATGTAATGAGTGTGGTAAGGCTTTTAGCCAGAAAGAAAACCTCATTATACACCAGAGaatccatactggagagaagccttacgAATGTAAAgggtgtgggaaagccttcattCAGAAATCAAGCCTCATCAGACACCAGAGAagtcatactggagagaaaccgtACACATGTaaggagtgtgggaaagcctttagtGGCAGGTCCAATCTGACTGAGCATGAGAAAATTCATATCGGAGAGAAACCCTATAAGTGTAACGAATGTGGGACGATTTTCAGGCAGAAACAGTACCTCATCAAACATCACAATATTCACACGGGTGAGAAGCCCTATGAGTGCAATAAGTGCGGGAAAGCCTTTTCTCGCATTACATCGCTCATTGTCCACGTGAGAATTCACACAGGTGacaaaccctatgaatgtaaaatCTGTGGGAAAGCCTTCTGTCAGAGTTCATCTCTTACCGTGCATATGAGGAGCCACACGGGTGAGAAACCCTATGGCTGCAATGAATGTGGGAAGGCCTTTTCCCAGTTCTCAACTCTTGCTTTACACATGAGAATCCACACTGGGGAAAAGCCTTATCAGTGCAGTGAGTGTGGGAAGGCTTTCAGCCAGAAGTCCCATCACATTAGACACCAGagaatccacattcattaa
- the Znf260 gene encoding zinc finger protein 260 isoform X2: MLQSLQPESHLLHDEPDPGESVYECNECKKTFSLEQNFVEHKKTHSGEKPPECTGCGEEPSQASSLTLHLRSRARRESYKCGECGKAFSQRGNLLSHQKQHTEERPSESKKTPVPMTTIIRNQRNTGNKPYACKECGKAFNGKSYLKEHEKIHTGEKPFECSQCGRAFSQKQYLIKHQNIHSGKKPFKCNECGKAFSQKENLIIHQRIHTGEKPYECKGCGKAFIQKSSLIRHQRSHTGEKPYTCKECGKAFSGRSNLTEHEKIHIGEKPYKCNECGTIFRQKQYLIKHHNIHTGEKPYECNKCGKAFSRITSLIVHVRIHTGDKPYECKICGKAFCQSSSLTVHMRSHTGEKPYGCNECGKAFSQFSTLALHMRIHTGEKPYQCSECGKAFSQKSHHIRHQRIHMDERPFQCPYCGNNFRRKSYLIEHERIHTGEKPYICCQCGRAFRQKTALTLHEKTHTEGKPYLCVDCGKSFRQKATLTRHHKAHTGEKAYECTQCGSAFGKKSYLIDHQRTHTGEKPYQCTECGKAFIQKTTLTVHQRTHTGEKPYICNECGKSFCQKTTLTLHQRIHTGEKPYICSDCGKSFRQKAILTVHYRIHTGEKSNGCPQCGKAFSRKSNLIRHQKTHTGEKPYKCQECGKFFSCKSNLVTHQKTHKAETMRFQ; the protein is encoded by the exons ATGTTGCAAAGCCTTCAGCCTGAGTCACATCTTCTGCATGACGAACCTGATCCTGGAGAGAGCGTTTATGAATGTAACGAATGTAAGAAAACCTTCAGCCTGGAACAAAACTTTGTAGAACATAAGAAAACGCATAGTGGAGAGAAGCCCCCCGAGTGTACAGGGTGTGGTGAAGAGCCCTCGCAAGCCTCATCACTAACTTTGCATCTGAGAAGTCGCGCGAGGAGGGAATCCTACAAGTGTGGGgaatgtgggaaggccttcagcCAGAGAGGAAACCTCCTTTCTCATCAGAAACAACATACTGAAGAGAGACCTAGTGAATCTAAGAAAACTCCCGTTCCCATGACAACCATCattagaaatcagagaaacacaGGGAATAAACCATACGCGTGTAAGgagtgtggcaaagcctttaATGGCAAATCATATCTCAAAGAACACGAGAAAATTCACACCGGAGAGAAACCATTTGAATGTAGTCAGTGTGGAAGAGCCTTCAGCCAGAAGCAATACCTCATTAAACACCAGAATATCCATAGTGGGAAGAAACCTTTTAAATGTAATGAGTGTGGTAAGGCTTTTAGCCAGAAAGAAAACCTCATTATACACCAGAGaatccatactggagagaagccttacgAATGTAAAgggtgtgggaaagccttcattCAGAAATCAAGCCTCATCAGACACCAGAGAagtcatactggagagaaaccgtACACATGTaaggagtgtgggaaagcctttagtGGCAGGTCCAATCTGACTGAGCATGAGAAAATTCATATCGGAGAGAAACCCTATAAGTGTAACGAATGTGGGACGATTTTCAGGCAGAAACAGTACCTCATCAAACATCACAATATTCACACGGGTGAGAAGCCCTATGAGTGCAATAAGTGCGGGAAAGCCTTTTCTCGCATTACATCGCTCATTGTCCACGTGAGAATTCACACAGGTGacaaaccctatgaatgtaaaatCTGTGGGAAAGCCTTCTGTCAGAGTTCATCTCTTACCGTGCATATGAGGAGCCACACGGGTGAGAAACCCTATGGCTGCAATGAATGTGGGAAGGCCTTTTCCCAGTTCTCAACTCTTGCTTTACACATGAGAATCCACACTGGGGAAAAGCCTTATCAGTGCAGTGAGTGTGGGAAGGCTTTCAGCCAGAAGTCCCATCACATTAGACACCAGagaatccac ATGGACGAGAGGCCCTTCCAGTGTCCTTACTGTGGGAACAACTTTAGAAGGAAGTCCTACCTTATCGAGCATGAGCGGATCCACACAGGGGAGAAGCCCTACATCTGCTGTCAGTGTGGGAGAGCCTTCCGACAGAAGACGGCGCTGACACTCCATGAAAAAACACATACTGAAGGGAAACCCTATCTCTGTGTGGACTGTGGGAAGTCCTTCCGGCAGAAGGCAACCCTCACCAGGCACCACAAGGCACACACGGGGGAGAAAGCCTATGAATGCACTCAGTGTGGCAGTGCCTTTGGAAAAAAGTCATACCTAATCGACCATCAGAGAACTCACACAGGGGAGAAGCCCTATCAGTGCACAGAGTGTGGGAAGGCATTTATCCAGAAGACCACACTCACGGTGCACCAGAGGACTCACACGGGGGAGAAGCCCTACATCTGCAATGAGTGCGGGAAGTCCTTCTGCCAGAAGACAACCCTGACCCTCCATCAGCGGAtccacactggggagaagccCTACATCTGCAGTGACTGCGGAAAGTCCTTCCGCCAGAAGGCAATCCTCACTGTGCACTACAGAATACATACAGGAGAAAAATCCAACGGCTGTCCccagtgtgggaaagccttcagtAGGAAATCAAACCTCATTCGCCACCAGAAaactcacacaggagagaaaccctataaatgtCAAGAGTGTGGGAAATTCTTTAGCTGTAAATCGAACCTCGTTACCCACCAGAAAACTCACAAGGCAGAAACCATGAGATTTCAGTGA